GGTTGCGTCAGCTATACGTGTACTACAAGTTATCGGCAAACGTTTCAACCATACATTCCATTTAGGATATGGAACAATCGGAGGCGCTGCCATCGATCAACACAACAATCCACTACCTGATGAAACAATTGAAATGTGTGAGAGCAGTGATGCGATTTTATTAGGCGCAGTAGGGGGGCCAAAATGGGACAATAACCCACCAGAACTACGTCCAGAAAAAGGCTTACTTCGTATCCGCAAGCACTTTGACTTATTTGCAAATTTACGTCCAGTAAAGGCGTTCCCGAGTTTACTAGAGGCTTCACCTTTAAAACGTGAAGTAGCCGAAAACGTCGATTTAATGATCGTACGTGAACTTACAGGCGGCGTATACTTCGGGGAACCACGTATGCGTACTGAAAATGGCGCGATTGATACAACAGTTTACTCAACAGCTGAAGTAGAGCGTATCGTTGAAAATGCCTTTGAATTAGCACGTTTACGTGGAGGCAAATTATGTTCAGTCGATAAGGCAAACGTACTTGAAACTAGCCGTTTATGGCGCGAAGTTGTAGAAGCGAAGAAAAAAGACTATCCAGATGTTCAGGTAGAACACAACTTAGTAGACTCTGTAGCGATGAAATTAATTACAAATCCTGCTCATTATGATGTCGTTGTAACAGAAAACATGTTTGGTGATATTTTAAGTGATGAAGCATCGGTTATTACAGGTTCTCTTGGCGTACTACCATCCGCATCCATCCGCGGTGATAATTTTGGACTTTACGAACCAGTACACGGTTCAGCACCAGAAATTGCAGGGCAAGGTGTGGCTAATCCAGCAGCAACGATTCTGTCAGTCGCTATGATGTTACAATACTCATTTGGCCTAGCAGAAGAAGCGGCTGAAATCGAACGTGCAGTAAGTGCAGTATTTGATGATGGGTACTTTACAGCAGATCTTGCACGTGATGGAGGACGCACTCTATCTACAAATGAATGGACAGATAAAGTTATTAATGAAATTGATACAAGTTTTGTTTCGGAAAGTATTATGACAACATATATTTAAGAAATAGGTGAAGACAATGGGAAAAAATATAATTGAAAAGATTTGGGATAAACATGTTGTTTATCAGGAAGAGGGCAAACCGGACCTGTTATATATTGATCTTCATTTAATTCATGAAGTAACTTCTCCGCAAGCATTTGAAGGTCTACGCATAAATGGACGGAAAGTGCGTCGTCCTGATTTAAGCTTTGCGACGATGGATCATAATGTGCCAACAAAAAATCTACCGACAATCAATGATCCAATTGCACGCAATCAAATTGAAACACTGGCGAAAAATGCTGCTGAATTCGGTGTTGAGCTGGCAGGTATGGGTCACCCTGACCAAGGGATTGTCCACGTGATTGGACCAGAATTAGGTTTAACACAGCCTGGCAAAACAATTGTTTGTGGTGACTCGCATACATCGACACACGGTGCATTTGGTGCTATTGCATTTGGTATCGGTACATCCGAAGTAGAGCACGTAATGTCTACACAAACATTGTGGCAAAACAAGCCAAAAACGATGGAAATCCGCGTTGAAGGAGAGCTACCGGTTGGTGTTGCTGCGAAGGATATTATTTTAGCAATCATCTCGAAATTCGGTATTGGCGTTGGTACAGGACATATTGTGGAATTCACTGGAGAGGCAATCCACAAACTGTCAATGGAAGAGCGCATGACCATCTGTAATATGTCCATCGAAGCAGGTGCAAAGGCTGGTCTTGTATCACCTGACCAAATAACAGTGGATTATATTC
This genomic interval from Lysinibacillus sphaericus contains the following:
- the leuB gene encoding 3-isopropylmalate dehydrogenase, with protein sequence MEKKITVLPGDGIGPEVVASAIRVLQVIGKRFNHTFHLGYGTIGGAAIDQHNNPLPDETIEMCESSDAILLGAVGGPKWDNNPPELRPEKGLLRIRKHFDLFANLRPVKAFPSLLEASPLKREVAENVDLMIVRELTGGVYFGEPRMRTENGAIDTTVYSTAEVERIVENAFELARLRGGKLCSVDKANVLETSRLWREVVEAKKKDYPDVQVEHNLVDSVAMKLITNPAHYDVVVTENMFGDILSDEASVITGSLGVLPSASIRGDNFGLYEPVHGSAPEIAGQGVANPAATILSVAMMLQYSFGLAEEAAEIERAVSAVFDDGYFTADLARDGGRTLSTNEWTDKVINEIDTSFVSESIMTTYI
- the leuC gene encoding 3-isopropylmalate dehydratase large subunit, whose product is MGKNIIEKIWDKHVVYQEEGKPDLLYIDLHLIHEVTSPQAFEGLRINGRKVRRPDLSFATMDHNVPTKNLPTINDPIARNQIETLAKNAAEFGVELAGMGHPDQGIVHVIGPELGLTQPGKTIVCGDSHTSTHGAFGAIAFGIGTSEVEHVMSTQTLWQNKPKTMEIRVEGELPVGVAAKDIILAIISKFGIGVGTGHIVEFTGEAIHKLSMEERMTICNMSIEAGAKAGLVSPDQITVDYIRGRKYAPQGEKFEEATAYWLSLASDEDATYDEVRIIKAEEIEPIITWGTNPSMGSGVSQNVPTQADYQDESDKAALRKALAYMGLEEGQPLTSIDIQYVFIGSCTNSRLSDLRAAANVIQGRKVHENVTAIVVPGSHSTKKQAEAEGLDKIFIDAGFEWRESGCSMCLAMNDDVVPAGKRCASTSNRNFEGRQGAGARTHLVSPPMAAAAAIAGHFVDVREFVKETV